TGCTGCAAGTCCATCGGCTTTTACAACAACAGGTATTTTATGTCTCTCCAAATATTTTTTTGCTTTTTCGTATTCCTTTTTTGTAAAACTTTGATATGCCGCAGTAGGAATATTATGTTTTATCATAAATTTTTTCGCATATTCCTTACTTCCTTCAAGTAATGAACCTTCTTTTGATGGTGAAAGAATTAAAACATCTTTCAACTTTTTGTTTGCTTTAAAAAAATCATAAATTCCCTTAACAATTGGAGCCTCAGGACCTACAATTACCAATTCAATTTTACTTTGCAAAACAAACTTTTCAATTGCAGAAAAATCTTCAGGATTTAGCTCTACATTTTCTCCCAAAGAAGCTGTCCCTGAATTTCCCGGTGCTATAAAAATTTTATTTTGATTGCTGTCTTTTGCTATTGCCCAACAAATTGCATGCTCTCTTCCACCTCCACCTAATACTAAAATATTCATTCCAATTGGTTTTTTATTAAAAATAAATTTCATACAAATTTCGTTTTTATTATTGAAATTCCCTGAATTTTCTGATAAAAATATGCTAACTTAGTTTTTAAAATATTCTTTTCTGTTTATTAATAATTTTTCATTTCTTTTGTAGTTCAAAAAAATCAAACAATTATCGTATAATCTTTTATTAAAAATATAAATATGACAAAAAATAAAATTAAATATTCAGTAAGTCCTGACGGAGAAAAATTTGAAATACCTCAAAAAGAAGAATATAAAAGCGAATTTGAACGTGTAGAAAAATTAGCTAAAAAAGCACGTAAGGAAGGAAAAGAAATTGTTGCTGTAATGGGTCTTGGATTCGTAGGTGTTGTAATGGCTGCAATTGTTGCTGATACAGAAGACAAAAACAACAAATCAAGTAAATTTGTAATTGGAATTCAAAGACCAAGTGCAAGAAGTTTTTGGAAAATTCCTATTTTAAATCAAGGAGTATCACCTGTAAAAGCCGATGACCCCGAAGTAGATGAATTAATACAACGAACAGTTAATGAAAGAAAAACATTTGTATCAACATATAATAGTGATTGTATAAAACTTGCCGATTCCGTAGTGGTTGATGTTCAATGTGATTTTATAAAAAATGACCTTGGTAACATGAAAACAGGTGAGGCGGAAATAACAGCACTTGAGGCAACCATAAAAACCATTGGTTCAAAAATGAAACCTGAGTGTATGGTTTTAATTGAAACAACAGTTGCACCGGGAACAACGGAACTTATTGCATGGCCAATATTGAAGAAAGAATTTAAAAAACGAAATATCAAATCCGTTCCAATTCTTGCTCATAGCTTTGAAAGAGTAATGCCCGGCAAAGAATATGTTTCAAGTATTCGTGATTTTTGGCGTGTTTGTTCAGGTTGTAACTTAGAAGCAAAAAAACGTGTAGAAATATTTTTACATGAAGTATTAAATACAAAAGACTTTCCGCTAACAGTGATGGACAGACCTATTGAGTCGGAAACTACAAAAATTGTTGAGAACTCATATCGTGCAACAATTTTAGCTTTTCTTAACGAATGGAGTTTGTTTGCAGAAAGAAACGGTGTTGATTTAACAAAAGTTATTAAAGCCATACAAGTGCGACCTACTCATAGCAACATAATGTTCCCCGGACCTGGTATCGGTGGTTATTGTTTGCCTAAAGACGGTGGACTCGGTTATTGGGCTTACAAAAATATTTTAGCATTTGATGACGGTGATAAATTATTTAAAATAACACCTACGGCTATTGACATCAATGACACAAGAGCATTGCATGTTGCTGAATTAACAAGAGATGCTTTACGAAATCTTGACAAGTATATTTCAGGAAGCGAAGTATTGGTTTGTGGTGCAAGCTACAGGCAAGATGTTGGCGATACAAGATACAGTGGAAGCGAAATTCTAACAAGAAGAATTCGTGAAATGGGTGCTGATATTAAAGTACACGATCCTTATGTTGACATTTGGTATGAGCTTGAAGAACAAGATACTTATTATCCTCCCGAGCATTCATGGAAAAGATTTTTTAGAAATCAAGAACCTTTAAAAGACATTCATGTTCAAAAAGATATTAAAGAAGCAATTCATGGAGTTGAAGCATTAATTCTTGCAGTACCTCACGAAGAATATTTAAATTTAAATCCTGAGGATATTGTGAAATGGGCTGGTAATTCAATTGCAATAATTGATTGTTTCGGTATTCTTACCGATGAAAAAATAAAAC
The sequence above is drawn from the Bacteroidota bacterium genome and encodes:
- a CDS encoding nucleotide sugar dehydrogenase, with product MTKNKIKYSVSPDGEKFEIPQKEEYKSEFERVEKLAKKARKEGKEIVAVMGLGFVGVVMAAIVADTEDKNNKSSKFVIGIQRPSARSFWKIPILNQGVSPVKADDPEVDELIQRTVNERKTFVSTYNSDCIKLADSVVVDVQCDFIKNDLGNMKTGEAEITALEATIKTIGSKMKPECMVLIETTVAPGTTELIAWPILKKEFKKRNIKSVPILAHSFERVMPGKEYVSSIRDFWRVCSGCNLEAKKRVEIFLHEVLNTKDFPLTVMDRPIESETTKIVENSYRATILAFLNEWSLFAERNGVDLTKVIKAIQVRPTHSNIMFPGPGIGGYCLPKDGGLGYWAYKNILAFDDGDKLFKITPTAIDINDTRALHVAELTRDALRNLDKYISGSEVLVCGASYRQDVGDTRYSGSEILTRRIREMGADIKVHDPYVDIWYELEEQDTYYPPEHSWKRFFRNQEPLKDIHVQKDIKEAIHGVEALILAVPHEEYLNLNPEDIVKWAGNSIAIIDCFGILTDEKIKRYFELGCEVKALGRGHIQHIKKEVIRG